A window of Amycolatopsis australiensis contains these coding sequences:
- a CDS encoding acyltransferase family protein, which translates to MHPIPAVVDGATRRSGFRPDVEGLRAVAIAAVLLFHAGMPGLPGGFTGVDVFFVISGFLITRLLWRELDDTGSVRLARFYGARARRLLPAAGTVAVTTSIGAVALLPPLQARDVLGDGIASALYVGNYRFAWQGTSYLAADTPPSPFQHYWSLGVEEQFYLLWPALLIGTAVLARRATRPSVTPYLLVLTSIAAASFVVSATWTRVLPPWAFFSLPARAWELAAGGVVALSADRWSRLPPWLAGVLGYAGMAAIVLACVRLDARTPYPGVAAVLPVLGTALVIVAGPERGAGRVLSAAPMRALGRLSYSWYLWHWPVLLFTPPLLGHPPSPAQRLAAVAVSGVLAVLTLVLIENPGRFAKPLRRSPARSIVLGGLVTALAASTALVLSVLAPTPAGHGLAAPVPTIRTPAAPSSSTPDARDTVLQQMIAQVQASVAASAAARQVPANLTPPLTQAKNDKAAVFVNGCVRSWRDLGQPPCRSGDPGSSTTVALVGDSHAAMWSPAFEALAQQRHWRLETLGKVTCPMLDLPLTSPYLGREYVECEQWRGQVLDRLRTEHPSLVVLGMSRRYGADFGFTVYSRSWLDSLARTVAQLRSTGAAVLVLGPVPDPQSTVPACLSAHLDDATACTPPEPVAMSSTGVAAEATATTARGGDYADLTKAFCTAERCPVIIGNVLVYRDDNHLTTSYARTLTPLIGALADQALTRG; encoded by the coding sequence ATGCACCCCATTCCCGCTGTCGTGGACGGAGCGACCAGACGGTCCGGCTTCCGGCCGGACGTGGAGGGCCTGCGAGCCGTCGCGATCGCGGCCGTGCTGCTCTTCCACGCGGGGATGCCCGGGTTGCCGGGCGGTTTCACCGGCGTCGACGTGTTTTTCGTGATCTCCGGTTTCCTCATCACCAGGCTGCTGTGGCGCGAGCTCGACGACACCGGATCCGTCCGGCTGGCGCGGTTCTACGGCGCGCGGGCCCGGCGCTTGCTGCCGGCGGCCGGCACGGTCGCGGTGACCACGTCGATCGGGGCGGTCGCGCTGCTTCCGCCGCTGCAGGCCCGCGACGTCCTCGGCGACGGGATCGCCAGCGCGCTCTACGTCGGCAACTACCGGTTCGCCTGGCAGGGTACGTCCTACCTGGCCGCCGACACGCCACCGTCACCGTTCCAGCACTACTGGTCGCTCGGCGTCGAGGAGCAGTTCTACCTGCTGTGGCCGGCCCTGCTGATCGGCACGGCCGTGCTGGCCCGGCGCGCGACCCGCCCGTCGGTGACGCCTTACCTGCTCGTCCTGACGTCGATCGCGGCCGCATCGTTCGTCGTCTCCGCGACCTGGACCCGCGTCCTGCCGCCGTGGGCCTTCTTCTCCCTGCCCGCCCGCGCCTGGGAGCTGGCCGCCGGCGGCGTCGTCGCCCTCTCCGCCGACCGCTGGTCCCGGCTGCCGCCGTGGCTGGCCGGTGTGCTCGGCTACGCGGGAATGGCCGCGATCGTGCTGGCCTGCGTGCGGCTCGACGCGCGCACGCCGTATCCCGGTGTCGCCGCCGTGCTGCCGGTGCTCGGCACGGCCCTGGTGATCGTCGCCGGTCCCGAGCGCGGCGCCGGCCGCGTCCTTTCCGCAGCGCCGATGCGCGCCCTGGGGCGCCTGTCCTACTCGTGGTACCTGTGGCACTGGCCGGTGCTGCTGTTCACCCCGCCGCTGCTCGGTCACCCGCCGTCCCCGGCCCAGCGGCTGGCCGCCGTGGCGGTGTCCGGTGTGCTGGCCGTGCTGACGCTGGTCCTGATCGAGAACCCCGGCCGGTTCGCCAAGCCACTGCGGCGGTCACCGGCGCGCAGCATCGTGCTCGGCGGGCTGGTCACCGCGCTCGCCGCCAGCACGGCGCTGGTGCTGTCCGTCCTGGCGCCCACCCCGGCCGGACACGGCCTCGCCGCTCCCGTTCCGACGATTCGGACCCCGGCCGCGCCCTCGTCGTCGACGCCCGACGCGCGCGACACGGTCCTCCAGCAGATGATCGCGCAAGTGCAGGCATCCGTCGCCGCGTCAGCCGCCGCACGCCAGGTTCCGGCCAACCTCACTCCCCCGCTGACCCAGGCGAAGAACGACAAGGCGGCCGTGTTCGTCAACGGCTGCGTGCGCTCGTGGCGCGACCTCGGACAACCGCCGTGCCGCTCCGGCGATCCAGGGTCGAGCACCACCGTCGCCCTGGTCGGCGACTCGCACGCGGCCATGTGGAGCCCCGCGTTCGAAGCGCTGGCCCAGCAACGGCACTGGCGGCTGGAAACCCTCGGCAAGGTCACCTGCCCGATGCTGGATCTGCCGCTCACCAGCCCCTATCTGGGCCGGGAGTACGTCGAATGCGAGCAGTGGCGCGGTCAGGTCCTCGACCGGCTCCGAACCGAACACCCCAGCCTGGTCGTCCTCGGCATGTCCCGGCGCTACGGAGCCGACTTCGGCTTCACCGTCTACAGCCGCTCCTGGCTCGACAGTCTCGCCCGGACGGTGGCGCAGCTGCGATCGACCGGCGCCGCCGTCCTGGTCCTCGGACCGGTCCCGGATCCCCAGTCCACCGTGCCGGCCTGCCTGTCCGCCCACCTCGACGACGCCACCGCCTGCACACCACCCGAACCGGTCGCGATGAGCAGCACCGGAGTCGCCGCCGAAGCCACGGCCACCACCGCCCGCGGCGGCGACTACGCCGATCTCACCAAGGCCTTCTGCACCGCCGAGCGCTGCCCGGTCATCATCGGCAACGTCCTCGTGTACCGCGACGACAACCACCTGACGACCAGCTACGCCCGAACACTCACGCCACTCATCGGAGCGCTCGCCGACCAAGCACTCACGCGCGGGTGA
- a CDS encoding quinone oxidoreductase family protein, whose translation MTNSMKAVSIPEFGPAEVLRLGEVPVPEPGPGEVSIDVAYAGANFAEILYRQGVVDVPLPFVPGIEVSGRIRALGEGVEGLRVGEPVAALTIVDSGGYAEVVTTGAALVAPLGDAGFEVGAAVPSNSTTAFLVLERVARLDRGESVLVHAAAGGVGSQLGQVARLLGAGRVVGTVGSEAKIPAAKAFGYDEVVLRDDVAGTGEFDVVVDMVGGPARRASLDRLAPMGRLVVLGNASGAEDVGISANELWFTTKTVSGFNLAAFSSVAPDVVGRALRRAIRAVADGDLRVEAEALGLDQAVAAHHRIESGSTTGKLVLRVR comes from the coding sequence ATGACGAACAGCATGAAGGCGGTCAGCATCCCCGAGTTCGGCCCGGCCGAGGTCCTGCGGCTCGGCGAGGTGCCGGTTCCCGAACCCGGCCCGGGCGAGGTCTCCATCGACGTCGCCTACGCCGGAGCCAACTTCGCGGAGATCCTCTACCGGCAGGGTGTCGTCGACGTCCCGCTGCCCTTCGTCCCCGGAATCGAGGTCTCCGGCCGGATCCGGGCGCTGGGTGAAGGCGTCGAGGGACTGCGGGTGGGCGAGCCGGTCGCCGCGCTGACCATTGTGGACAGTGGTGGTTACGCCGAGGTCGTCACCACCGGCGCCGCGTTGGTCGCGCCGCTGGGCGACGCGGGGTTCGAGGTCGGGGCGGCGGTGCCGTCCAACAGCACCACCGCGTTCCTGGTGCTGGAGCGCGTCGCCCGGCTGGACCGCGGGGAAAGCGTGCTGGTGCACGCCGCCGCCGGCGGGGTGGGCAGCCAGCTCGGTCAGGTGGCCCGGCTGCTGGGCGCCGGCCGGGTGGTCGGCACGGTGGGGAGCGAAGCGAAGATCCCGGCGGCGAAGGCGTTCGGCTACGACGAAGTCGTCCTGCGCGACGACGTCGCCGGCACCGGCGAGTTCGACGTCGTCGTGGACATGGTCGGCGGCCCGGCGCGCCGGGCGAGCCTGGACCGGCTGGCGCCGATGGGGCGGCTGGTGGTGCTGGGCAACGCCTCGGGGGCCGAGGACGTCGGCATCTCCGCGAACGAGCTGTGGTTCACCACCAAGACGGTGTCCGGCTTCAACCTGGCCGCGTTCTCGTCGGTCGCCCCGGACGTGGTGGGCCGGGCACTGCGCCGCGCCATCCGGGCCGTCGCGGACGGCGACCTGCGCGTGGAGGCCGAAGCGCTGGGATTGGACCAGGCCGTGGCCGCGCACCACCGGATCGAGTCCGGCTCGACGACGGGCAAGCTGGTACTCCGGGTGCGGTGA
- a CDS encoding metallophosphoesterase: MTDDEKIFARHFDRRGFLAAAGATGVALSVGPLVGTADAQPATDALTSPGADPTTTPPVEGLHLQFGADAASEVVVSWHALQPARNPRVLVGRPDGRYERSVPAKTVSYTDAKSGQVVYAFHAPLRDLRPNGEYVYVALHDGAEPALATFRTAPRGRAAFTFTSFGDQGTPTLGKRFVPPAGVTLPNPPLVNDNLGSPAAGDTTAGVERVQPLFHLFNGDLCYANLATDRVRTWWDFWTNNSRSARNRPWMPAAGNHENELGNGPIGYAAYQTYFSVPPAAGQTDVTRGLWYSFTVGSVRVISLANDDICYQDGGNSYVRGYSQGAQKAWLEKELATARADREVDWVVVCMHQVAVSTADRFNGADLAIREEWVPLFDRYGVDLVVCGHEHHYERSHPIRGAAATPTRTPLPAATRTDVVDTGKGTVHMVLGGGGTSAPSNQLFFTPPRCRVITAVGDPDPATGKRPPVYVTEDAPWSAVRDAANSYGFAAFTVDPGTRRGGVTTMRVTYYDVVGTGGELKPFETFTLRRPRSDA; the protein is encoded by the coding sequence ATGACCGATGACGAGAAGATCTTCGCCCGCCACTTCGACCGTCGCGGCTTCCTCGCCGCGGCCGGCGCGACGGGCGTGGCGCTGTCGGTCGGGCCGCTCGTCGGGACGGCGGACGCGCAACCCGCGACAGACGCCCTTACGAGTCCGGGTGCGGACCCCACCACGACACCTCCCGTCGAGGGCCTGCACCTGCAGTTCGGCGCCGACGCCGCGAGCGAGGTCGTGGTGTCCTGGCACGCGCTGCAGCCGGCCCGCAACCCGCGTGTGCTCGTCGGACGTCCCGACGGCCGCTACGAGCGAAGCGTCCCGGCGAAGACCGTCAGCTACACCGACGCGAAGTCCGGCCAGGTCGTCTACGCGTTCCACGCCCCGCTGCGCGATCTCCGGCCGAACGGCGAGTACGTCTACGTCGCGCTGCACGACGGCGCCGAGCCGGCGCTCGCGACGTTCCGGACCGCTCCCCGGGGACGGGCGGCGTTCACCTTCACCAGCTTCGGCGACCAAGGCACCCCGACCCTCGGCAAGCGGTTCGTCCCGCCCGCCGGGGTCACCCTGCCGAACCCGCCGCTGGTCAACGACAACCTCGGCTCGCCCGCGGCGGGCGACACGACCGCCGGTGTCGAACGGGTGCAGCCGCTGTTCCACCTCTTCAACGGCGACCTGTGCTACGCCAACCTGGCCACCGACCGGGTCCGCACGTGGTGGGACTTCTGGACGAACAACAGCCGCAGCGCGCGGAACCGGCCGTGGATGCCGGCCGCCGGCAACCACGAGAACGAACTGGGCAACGGCCCGATCGGTTACGCCGCCTACCAGACGTACTTCTCGGTGCCGCCGGCCGCCGGCCAGACCGACGTGACACGCGGCCTCTGGTACTCCTTCACCGTGGGTTCGGTGCGGGTGATCAGCCTGGCCAACGACGACATCTGCTACCAGGACGGCGGCAACTCCTACGTCCGCGGCTATTCGCAGGGTGCGCAGAAGGCGTGGCTGGAGAAGGAACTCGCGACCGCACGCGCCGATCGGGAAGTCGACTGGGTGGTCGTGTGCATGCACCAGGTCGCGGTCAGCACGGCCGACCGGTTCAACGGCGCCGACCTGGCGATCCGCGAGGAGTGGGTGCCGCTGTTCGATCGCTACGGTGTCGACCTGGTGGTGTGCGGCCACGAACACCACTACGAACGCTCCCACCCGATCCGCGGCGCGGCGGCCACCCCGACCCGCACCCCGCTGCCGGCGGCCACCCGCACCGACGTCGTCGACACCGGCAAGGGCACCGTCCACATGGTCCTCGGCGGAGGCGGCACGTCGGCACCGTCGAACCAGTTGTTCTTCACCCCGCCGCGCTGCCGGGTGATCACCGCGGTGGGCGACCCCGACCCCGCGACCGGCAAGCGCCCCCCGGTCTACGTCACCGAGGACGCACCGTGGTCGGCCGTCCGCGACGCGGCCAACTCCTACGGCTTCGCGGCGTTCACCGTCGACCCGGGCACCCGCCGGGGTGGCGTGACGACGATGCGGGTGACGTACTACGACGTCGTCGGTACCGGCGGTGAGCTCAAGCCGTTCGAGACGTTCACCCTCCGGCGCCCGCGCTCCGACGCCTGA
- a CDS encoding AI-2E family transporter: MAAQDRPTSARRLAGSGRRRPAQPSSVLPWSLRVAAEAAWRFLVVVLAVGVIGWLCGYLAAVTVPVGIALLLAALFAPLVDRLVRWHVPRGLATVIAIVVGLVVVAGVLTLVITTVVGALPQLQSQVSTSLTDINSWLQRGPLHLTHDQIQRLLDNTMKSIQGDTSQLADRALTTAATVGSTLTEALLALFTLIFFLYGGAQIWHFTLRIVPADIRDRTDVACRRGFASLVSYVRATVAVACVDALCIGIGIWLVGVPLAVPLAALIFIGAFIPIIGAVVTGAVAVLVALVTNGFVAAIIVLAIVIAVMQLESHVLQPLLLGRAVRLHPLAVVVGIAVGVEVAGIAGALLAVPILAVLKSAVGSLLRDPHELPPGDVDALQPIEARPAPDREEEPEEAGDASSEQPRA; this comes from the coding sequence ATGGCGGCACAAGACAGGCCGACGTCGGCGCGGCGGCTGGCCGGCTCGGGCAGGCGACGGCCGGCGCAGCCGTCGAGCGTTCTTCCGTGGTCGCTGCGTGTCGCCGCCGAGGCGGCCTGGCGGTTCCTGGTCGTGGTCCTCGCCGTTGGCGTCATCGGCTGGCTGTGCGGCTACCTGGCCGCCGTCACCGTGCCCGTCGGGATCGCGCTGCTGCTGGCCGCCCTGTTCGCGCCGCTGGTCGACCGCCTGGTCCGGTGGCACGTCCCGCGTGGTCTCGCCACGGTGATCGCCATCGTCGTCGGGCTGGTGGTCGTCGCCGGGGTGCTGACCCTGGTGATCACCACCGTCGTGGGCGCCCTCCCGCAGCTGCAGAGCCAGGTGAGCACCAGCCTCACCGACATCAACTCCTGGCTGCAGCGCGGGCCCTTGCACCTGACCCACGACCAGATCCAGCGCCTGCTCGACAACACGATGAAGAGCATCCAAGGCGACACCTCCCAGCTCGCCGACCGGGCGCTGACCACGGCCGCCACGGTCGGGAGCACCCTGACCGAAGCACTCCTCGCGCTGTTCACGCTGATCTTCTTCCTCTACGGCGGAGCGCAGATCTGGCACTTCACGCTGCGCATCGTGCCCGCCGACATCCGCGATCGCACCGACGTCGCCTGCCGGCGCGGCTTCGCCTCGCTGGTCAGCTACGTGCGCGCCACCGTCGCCGTCGCCTGCGTCGACGCCCTGTGCATCGGCATCGGCATCTGGCTCGTCGGGGTGCCGCTCGCGGTACCGCTGGCCGCGCTCATCTTCATCGGCGCGTTCATCCCCATCATCGGCGCCGTCGTGACGGGCGCGGTCGCCGTGCTCGTCGCGCTGGTCACCAACGGCTTCGTCGCCGCGATCATCGTGCTGGCCATCGTGATCGCGGTCATGCAGCTGGAAAGCCACGTGCTCCAGCCCCTGCTGCTGGGCCGCGCCGTGCGCCTGCATCCCCTGGCCGTGGTGGTCGGCATCGCCGTCGGCGTGGAGGTCGCCGGGATCGCCGGAGCCCTCCTGGCCGTGCCGATCCTCGCCGTCCTCAAGTCCGCGGTCGGCTCGCTGCTGCGCGACCCCCACGAGCTCCCACCGGGCGACGTCGACGCGCTGCAGCCGATCGAAGCGCGCCCGGCACCCGACCGGGAGGAGGAACCGGAAGAAGCCGGCGACGCCTCATCGGAGCAGCCCCGGGCCTGA
- a CDS encoding MFS transporter, with amino-acid sequence MGTVTAGISAGILAGRIAGGRLADEIGWREMLLVFAAACVLAAVCCLVFLPAGRASADRRYLTTLRSLPGLFVGYAALRIAAFRGALWFFAFCAMWAGLAAALSAPPYSYSAERIGLYALAGISGILATQVAGAWTDRVGARKVILAGLVLACAAAIVAGFTLASTVTTLVCLALFDAGLFAAQVAN; translated from the coding sequence CTGGGCACGGTGACCGCGGGAATCTCGGCCGGGATCCTCGCCGGCCGGATCGCCGGCGGCCGGCTGGCCGACGAGATCGGCTGGCGCGAAATGCTGCTGGTGTTCGCCGCCGCGTGCGTGCTCGCCGCGGTGTGCTGCTTGGTGTTCCTGCCCGCCGGACGCGCGTCGGCCGATCGCCGATATCTGACGACTCTCCGCTCTCTTCCCGGGTTGTTCGTCGGATACGCCGCCCTGCGAATCGCCGCGTTCCGCGGCGCGTTGTGGTTCTTCGCGTTCTGCGCCATGTGGGCCGGACTCGCGGCAGCCCTCTCAGCGCCCCCGTACTCGTATTCCGCCGAGCGAATCGGCCTGTACGCCTTGGCCGGAATATCCGGCATTCTGGCAACTCAAGTCGCCGGAGCCTGGACCGACCGGGTCGGCGCCCGCAAGGTGATCCTGGCCGGCCTGGTCCTGGCGTGCGCAGCCGCGATCGTCGCCGGCTTCACGCTGGCGAGCACCGTCACGACTCTCGTCTGCCTTGCGCTCTTCGACGCCGGGCTCTTCGCTGCCCAGGTCGCGAACTAG
- a CDS encoding ArsR/SmtB family transcription factor — translation MWAPEPVPAPLRGGSGRTRLVQALRGYAEHTLAPVRSHLRAALDAEIAYRAERALRDGLHGLFTDLHAEIRVDRGRLVIAKEHHACAGVAGTSITLVPSVFAWPRLIVVDRSPATVQLHYPVREIGRTWLDAGSAGRNEDPLAALIGSTRARILRELAVPRSTSQIARLLGTSPGGISTHLSTLRRNGLVTATRDGRSVIYRRTTLGASIATVSSDIGEAR, via the coding sequence GTGTGGGCACCCGAGCCCGTTCCGGCTCCGCTGCGCGGCGGAAGCGGCCGGACCCGCTTGGTACAGGCACTGCGCGGCTACGCCGAGCACACGCTGGCTCCGGTTCGTTCACACCTGCGTGCGGCGCTGGACGCCGAGATCGCGTACCGGGCCGAACGTGCGTTGCGCGACGGTCTCCACGGCCTGTTCACCGACCTGCACGCCGAAATCCGCGTCGACCGCGGGCGGCTCGTCATCGCCAAGGAGCACCACGCCTGCGCCGGCGTGGCAGGCACCTCGATCACGCTGGTGCCGTCGGTGTTCGCCTGGCCGCGGCTGATCGTCGTCGACCGCTCTCCGGCCACCGTCCAGCTGCACTACCCGGTGCGCGAGATCGGCCGGACCTGGCTCGACGCCGGCTCGGCGGGCCGGAACGAGGATCCGCTGGCCGCCCTGATCGGCTCCACGCGCGCGCGCATCTTGCGGGAACTGGCCGTCCCCCGATCGACCAGCCAGATCGCCCGCCTGCTCGGCACCAGTCCGGGCGGGATCAGCACCCACCTGTCCACGTTGCGCCGCAACGGCTTGGTCACCGCGACGCGGGACGGGCGCAGCGTGATCTACCGGCGCACCACGCTCGGCGCGTCGATCGCCACCGTCAGCAGCGACATCGGCGAAGCGCGCTGA
- a CDS encoding NADP-dependent oxidoreductase, protein MKEPVATGRAVQFESFGGPAALRLREVPVPQAGAGQIRVRVTAAGLNPMDWFMTSDAETAARFGLSLPCGFGTDFAGVVDQVGDGVRAFAVGDRVFGGVLSRAVADYVVVEETGTIAVGGEAHRTPDGVGDRTAATLAIAGCTAAAALAVVKPGAGDTVLIGGAGGGVGVFAVQLARLAGARVIGTGSATSAGALRALGAEPVTYGDGLVDRVRALAPEGVDAAVDLHGTDTVHAARELGVPDERITTIAAQVDGITPANGANAAPGAIDEIAGLVAAGRLRVPIAAGFPVEQIRAAVELQAGRHVHGKVVIDLGER, encoded by the coding sequence ATGAAAGAACCGGTGGCCACGGGCCGGGCGGTCCAGTTCGAGTCGTTCGGCGGGCCGGCGGCCCTGCGCCTCCGCGAGGTACCTGTGCCGCAGGCCGGGGCGGGGCAGATCCGTGTGCGCGTCACCGCGGCCGGGCTGAACCCGATGGACTGGTTCATGACCTCCGACGCGGAGACCGCCGCGCGGTTCGGGTTGAGCCTGCCGTGCGGGTTCGGCACCGACTTCGCCGGCGTGGTCGATCAGGTCGGGGACGGCGTGCGCGCGTTCGCCGTCGGCGACCGGGTGTTCGGTGGCGTCCTGTCCCGCGCCGTCGCCGACTATGTCGTCGTCGAGGAGACGGGGACCATCGCGGTCGGCGGGGAGGCGCACCGCACCCCGGACGGTGTCGGCGACCGCACCGCCGCCACCCTCGCCATCGCGGGCTGCACGGCGGCCGCGGCGCTGGCCGTGGTCAAACCGGGCGCGGGTGACACGGTGCTCATCGGCGGCGCGGGAGGCGGGGTGGGCGTGTTCGCCGTCCAGCTCGCGCGCCTCGCGGGCGCGCGAGTGATCGGAACGGGGTCGGCGACCTCGGCCGGCGCCCTGCGAGCACTGGGGGCCGAGCCGGTCACCTATGGCGATGGCCTGGTCGACCGGGTCCGTGCGCTGGCCCCCGAAGGTGTCGACGCGGCGGTGGACCTGCACGGGACGGACACGGTCCACGCGGCCCGCGAGCTCGGCGTGCCCGACGAGCGCATCACCACCATCGCCGCCCAGGTCGACGGGATCACGCCGGCGAACGGCGCCAACGCGGCCCCGGGCGCCATCGACGAGATCGCCGGCCTGGTGGCGGCGGGCCGGCTGCGGGTGCCGATCGCGGCCGGCTTTCCGGTCGAGCAGATCCGCGCGGCCGTCGAACTCCAGGCGGGGCGGCACGTGCACGGGAAGGTCGTCATCGACCTCGGGGAGCGCTGA
- a CDS encoding DinB family protein produces MASKLARPPLQADERTALIGWLDLQRQILRWKCEGLNDDDAHRSVIPTSPAMTMAGLVSHMRWTEHTWLEVLFLGGDEKENPSFDESAEDADWQTDGRPLAELLAEYEAQCARSNAIVVAASLDDVGRHAGYRAGGANLRWMLIHLIEETGRHAGHADIVRELLDGTKGYY; encoded by the coding sequence ATGGCATCGAAACTGGCACGTCCTCCGCTCCAAGCCGACGAACGGACCGCGCTCATCGGCTGGCTGGACCTGCAGCGGCAGATCCTTCGCTGGAAGTGCGAGGGGCTGAACGACGACGACGCGCACCGCTCGGTCATCCCGACCTCCCCGGCCATGACGATGGCAGGGCTCGTCTCGCACATGCGCTGGACCGAGCACACCTGGCTGGAGGTGCTGTTCCTCGGTGGCGACGAGAAGGAGAACCCGTCCTTCGACGAGTCGGCCGAAGACGCCGACTGGCAAACAGACGGCCGCCCGCTCGCCGAGCTCCTCGCGGAATACGAGGCCCAGTGCGCCCGCAGCAACGCGATCGTCGTGGCGGCCTCCCTGGACGATGTCGGCCGCCATGCCGGCTACCGCGCCGGGGGCGCCAACCTCCGCTGGATGCTGATCCACCTCATCGAGGAGACGGGCCGGCACGCGGGGCACGCGGACATCGTCCGGGAGCTGCTCGACGGCACGAAGGGCTACTACTGA